The genomic stretch ACATAGCGTCCTCAGAATGACAGTAACTTGCCAGCTTGCTGCAGTTTTTCTTTTACTTGCTCAAGGCTGAGTGCTTGAGCATCTATAACGAGATCGGCTTGAGCCAATCCTCTCTGCGCTAACGATTCTGAACACACAAACACCTGTTCGATGTCGTATAGATCGAATAACTTGAGCATCGGCGCGTAATCTTTGCTTAAGATACCACTAGGTTCTTGCCCTAATAGAAGTTGATACACGCCATCTCCGATAAAGATCACGGTGATATCTTCGCAATACGCGGAAGCCGCTAAAAGCGCATCAACGCCTTCGCGACCAGCTGCGCTGCCATGCGGTGCGCTTCGAAATAGATAAGTTAACTGACTCAAAACTGTACCACTCTGTCTTGGGTTAACATCGCTTCGGCTAGACTGCCCAAACCCGCTTGTACAAAATCTTCTGCAAGATTGTTTTGTGTTAAACCATGTTGAGTGGCTTCATCCTCACTAATGATACCACGACGCAGCGCTGCAGCGACACACGTTTCCAAACGCACATCATGTTCTTTAGCGAGACCTTGCCATGCTTTAGTCAAATCAAACTCATCATTAGCTGGCACACTTAACGCAGTACCGTTGGTCACACCATCTTGATAAAAGAACACACTCACCAGAGTATGCCCTTGTTCAATGACTGCTTGTGCGAATTGGTATGCGCTGCGTGCCGATTGGCTGCCGTAAACAGAGCCATTTACCACCAGCGTGTAAGTTAATCCACCCACGCTTATTCGTCCTCGGTTTTACGTTGACGAATGTATAAGTACACGGTGTGTTTTGAAATGTTAAGACGATCGGCAACACGGTTGATGGCGTCTTTGATGTCGAAGATGCCTTTGTCGTACAACTCCATCACGATCTGACGATTCTTAGTGTTGTTCGATACCGATTTATCCGCATTGATTTCTTCAATCGTGCGTTCAACGGTTTGGTCCACCAGCTCTTCTACGTCACTCGCGAAGTTCACCGAAGAAGCGGCTTCTTTCGCTTCTTGCGTTGGCATGAAAGATTGCAACACTTGCGAAAATGGCGCATCAAGGTTGACGTTGATACACAGCAAACCAATTACGCGATTTTCACCGTTGCGGATCGCAACAGTGATTGACTTCATTAGTACGCCGCCTTTGGCACGTGTGAAGTAAGAACGTGAGAAATTACGCTCAGAGCCTTCAATGTCTTTCAGCATTTTTAGCGCTAAGTCAGTAATAGGCGAACCTACTTGGCGGCCGGTGTTTTCGCCATTGGCGATTTTGATTGCAGAGGTATTTAAGTCTTCCAGAGAGTGAAGAACGATTTCACAAAACGGACCGATCAGGCTCGCGATACCGTCCACGACCGCTTCGTAAGATCTCAAGATGATTTTGTCGTGCTCAGTAAATGGCATCACGTTAACCGATTCCATTTCGAGCAACATCTCCGCATTTATTGTTTCTGTAGTTGTCATAAGCCTTCGAGCGAAAAATCAACAAATTGGTGTAAGTTTATCAGAAAATTTGAAACGCAACCTAGCAAACTCACCAACTAGTGACCTAGAACAAAAAAGGCCCGTTAAACGGACCTTTTTCAATAACTTAGCTCAGCTCGTTCTTATTGCTCAGCTTTGTCATTCTCAACTTTTAGTAGCTCAACTTCAAATACAAGTGTTGAGTTTGCTGGAATGCTTGGTGTGTCTTGGTCACCGTATGCAAGCTCTGGCGGGATAACAAATTTGAATTTAGAACCCACAGGCATTAGCTGAACACCTTCTGTCCAACCTGGGATAACGCGGTTTAGAGGGAACGTTGCTGGCTCACCACGATCGTAAGAGCTGTCGAACTGAGTACCGTCAATCAACGTACCTTTGTAGTGTACTTGTACAGTGTCAGTGTCTTTTGGCTTCTCGCCTTCAGCAGGTGTGATTACTTGGTATAGAAGACCGGTGTCTGTTTTCACTACGCCTTCTTGCTTTTCGAATTCCGCACGGAAATCATCGCCAGCTTTTTTCGCTGCCGCTGCTTTTTCTGCTGCTTGTGCTTGCATCTTCTCAGCAACACGCTTGTCTAGAGACTCTAGAGCAGCACGTGTTTCTTCTTCGTTTAGCTCTGCGTTGCCTTTAAAGACATCTTCGATACCTTTAAGAACAAGGTCTTTGTTTAGGTTGATACCGATTTCGCTTGGTTTTTCGATGCTAGTGCTTAGGTAGTTAGCAAATGAAACACCGATTGCGTATGCCGCTTTGTCGTCGTCGGTTTTAAAGTGAACCGCTTTACCTGTTTCTGCTTGAACTTGTTCTGCTTGAGGTGCTGCTTCTGGTTTTGTTTCTTCTTTCTGACAACCTACCGCTAGCATTACTGTTGCAGCAAGTAGCGACACTTTTAAAACTGATTTCATTAAATTCTCCCAATAATGGCTTCGCCATTGGTTATTGTGCACAAATCTTATATGAGACTGGTGAAGACAATCGTTATACCAATATACTAGCTATATGTCTTAAGACACAAACCGGATTATTAGATGTGATGCAAAGAATTTCTCATTTATTCCTATATTTAATTGTCATCACCACGTTAAATGGTTGCTTTTTTACCGAGCAAGAAGTTCAACGTTGGCCACTCGAACCACAGGGTTCAACGAGCTTTGGACTCAGCCGAGATGGTCGATTTGCCCTGCTCTACTCTGAAGAACACCACTTGGTTTTGTGGGACCTAGAGCAAAACAAAAAACTCGCAACGCTTGGAGAGCTTGATGCCGATGGCAACGCGGTATCTCATATTCGTATTTCAGACAACGGCCGTTTTGCTGTAACCGCAGGTCAAATGAACTTTGCCGTTTGGGACCTTGGCTGGACGCAAGCACAAGGGCTGTGGTCCATTTCTGACGCGTTAATTCGCGACATCGACATCACCAGCAACGGTGAACAAGTGCTACTCGGGCTCTCAAACGGTAAAGCCATTTACGTCAACTTAGTCACCGGTCGTCGCTTGGAGTTCCTCGCTCACCGAGAAAAAGTCAACTCTGTCGCCATCTCTCCTAATGGTCGATTCGCATTAACAGGCGGTAACGACTACAAAGCTTACCTCTGGGATACTGAATCTGGTCAGGTATTACGAACTTTTGAACATGAACAACGTGTTGTGCGCGTGGCACTGCAACGAGATGGCAAACTCGCCATGACGTCAGACGGTGGCAATCAAGCGATCATTTGGAATTTAGAAACAGGTCAAAAGGTTTCGCAACTCAGCAGTTGGTCACGCCAGCTGATTTTCTCTACCGCGCGTTTTTCTGATGATGGCTTTCGACTGGTAACGGGAACACCTTCAGGCCGCGTCTCGATTTGGGATACGCAGAGCGGAAAGCGCATTGACGGATTTGAAGTCGAGCCGAAAAAAGATACTCGCCCTCCTCGCGCGGTCGTGTATGATGCTGCCTTTGATTCTAAGCAACGTGTAATTACTGCCACATCGGCGGGCATCGCCCAAGCTTGGCAACTAGAGAACGGGTCATGACAGAAAAACTCATTGAGCAATTGGAAGCACGCATCAACGACTTAGAGTGTCAGGTGGCGTTCCAAGAACAAACCATCGAAGATCTGAACAGTGCATTGTCACAACAACAATTGCAGATCACGAAGATGCAAGATCAAATGAAGTACGTAGTAGGCAAAGTGAAAAATATGGATTCTTCGAATATGGAAGATCCAGCCAACGAGCCACCGCCGCCGCATTACTGATCAATACGCGAAAGACAAAACAAAGCCCAGACTTATGCTGGGCTTTGTTGTAATTGCACGGTGGCTCGTCGTGAAATAATCGAACGGTTAGTCGTTAGCGTAGATTTTCACACACAACTCACCACGAGTATTGATACCCGCACGATACATCCCCGTACTGTTCATAGCGAAATGCAACTCCCCATTCGCATCAATGGCAATCAGGCCACCTTCTCCGCCCATGGTTTTGAGATCACCCTGAATAATGGCTTCACACGCGGTATGTACGTCCTCTTGCAAATAACGCATACGTGCTGCTACATCTTCCGCAACACGTTTACGAATAAAGAACTCACCAACACCCGTAGTTGAAACTGCCACCACGCCATTCTCAGCCACCGTGCCACAGCCTATCAGTGCAGAATCTCCAACACGACCATATTGCTTATTGGTTACCCCACCCGTACTGGTCGCCGCAGCTAAGTTGCCTTGCTGGTCTAACGCCACTGCGCCTACAGTGCCGTGTTTACGGTCATCCGGGTAACGAGACTCAGATAACGCAAACAAACCTTTCTCACGCATTGAGAGCAGCTGTTCATAACGGCGATCTGTGAAGAAGTAATCTTGTTCGGTGTATTGATGGCCTTGTTCAAAAGCAAACTTCTCAGCACCTTCACCAACCAACAACACATGCTTGCTGCGAAGCATCACATCCCGAGCCAACTCGATCGGGTTTTTAATGTGTCTAACGCCCGCGACAGCACCTGCGGCAAGGTTGCGACCATCCATCACAGAGGCATCCATTTCTACCATTTCGTTGTGAGTAAGAACCGAGCCTTTACCCGCATTAAAGTTGGGAGAGTCTTCCAGTACTTTTACCGCAGCGATCACCGCATCAAGCGCTTCTCCACCTTGTTCGAGTATTTGGTGTCCTGCTTTTACCGCAGCTTCTAAGTCTGCCAAGATGGATTGCTGAAGTTCATCACTCATTTGTTCACGCAAAATGGTGCCTGCTCCGCCGTGAATGGCAATTGAGAACGGTTTCGTCATCGCTTTGTCCAACTGTTATTCCTTGTATGATTTGCACTACACCGCAGATAAACAAAAAGCGCAAGTTGAAACCTCAACTTGCGCTTTTTTAAAGCTTTACTAGATGCGTTTATCTAGTGAAGAGCATGCGATTAGTGAGAACCGCAACCGCCGCCGCCACAACATTCGTGGTCATCGCCTTTCTCTTCGCCACCACAGCAACCGCCTTCATGGTCGTGATCGTGGTCATGGCCACCACAACAACCACCAGCTTGGTGAATGTGACCGTGTTCGATCTCTTCTGCTGTTGCTTCACGAGTTGCCATTACTTCAACTTCGAATGTTAGCGTTTGGCCTGCTAGCATGTGGTTACCATCAACAACCACTTCGTCGCCGTCCACTTCAGTCACTTCTACAGGGATTGGACCTTGGTCAGTGTCTGCTAGGAAACGCATGCCAACTTCGATTTGATCAACACCTTGGAATACGTCAGCAGGAACGCGCTGAACTAGAGCGTCGTTGTGCTCACCGTATGCATCTTCAGGAGCTACAGTTACTGAGAACTTGTCGCCAGCCACTTTGCCTTCAAGCTCTTTTTCAAGACCTGTGATTAGGTTGTTGTGACCGTGAAGGTAATCTAGAGGCGCGTCTGCAGTTGATTGGTCAACTACCACACCGTCTTCCATCATTACTTTGTATGCAAGGCTTGCAACAACGTTCTTTTCAATTTTCATACTAACTCCAGAGAGATTAATTGACTTAACCAGAATGGGGTTAAGTACTGCGATGGTAGTATTATGGGGATCAATTATCGAAGTTCAATTACTCAGGCTTAAAAATCCCAATCATTTCCTGTGCGGAGTGTTTATTTTTCTCTACAGATTGCGGTTTACGCTGCTCGGTGTAGTCACACTCAACGCACTCGACTAACTCAATATTGTTTTCTATCCACCAGCGTAGGGTATCTTGCTGGCTGCACTGTGGGCAAGTTGCCCCCGCAATAAAACGTTTCTTGGCTTTCACTTTTGTTCCTTTTCCCGCTTAGGTCTGCGGGTACTACTTCCAATGATTAGGCGACTGGTGATCGCTTTCCATCTCACGACCAAAAATTTCTTCTAGCTCTTTACGAGCTTCTTTGGCTCTTTGGGCGAGCTTCTTATCTTCATTATGCTGAGGCAGCAAGTCTTTAAGCATAGCATTATCGAGCTTACGAAAATGTGCTTCTGCCCGCTTTGCTTGATATGGGTGCATGCCTAACTCAACCAGAGTTTGACGACCAAGATCCAGTGCGCCTAAAAAAGTCTCACGCGAATAGTTTTGCACACCATGGCTCATCAACTGATAGGCCTCAACTCGGCTTCGCGCACGAGCGAGCAATTTGAGATTCGGAAAATGCGTACGGCAGATATCGACAATCGCCATCACTTCATCCGGCGAGTCTGTACAAATCACTAACGCTTCCGCTTTGTCTGCGCCAGCGGCGCGCAACAAATCGATTTGCGTGGCATCGCCATAAAAAACTTTGTAGCCGTACTTACGCAGTAAATGAATTTGGCTGGCGTCACTTTCCAATACCGTAACTTTGATTTTATTGGCGTACATTAAGCGCCCAACGATTTGCCCAAAACGACCAAAACCCGCAATGATGACGCGAGGACGACGATCAACCACGTGACTGGTGACGCTCTCTTCTTCCTGATTAAGCGTATGAGCGAACCACTTCTTTTGTCCCATCAACAAGAGTGGCGTGGTCACCATCGATAGGCTCACCACAACCAACAAAAACGCCACTTGTTCTTTGGATAAAATGCCTTCTTGGCTTGCCGCGGTGAAAATCACAAAAGCAAACTCACCACCTTGGCTCAAGATGGCGGCCATACGGCTACGTGCTTTTTCTCGCACTCGCCCCGCCCTGGCTAGGGCGTACAACACCAAACCTTTCACCACAACCAAAGCCACCACCGCACCAAGAATTTCAAGAGGATGCAACGCCAGTAAGCCCAAGTTTACCGCCATGCCAACCGCGATAAAAAACAGACCAAGAAGCAAACCTTTAAACGGCTCGATAGCGATTTCTAGCTCATGGCGATATTCACTTTCGGCCAGCAGCACTCCAGCTAAGAAAGTTCCTAGCGCCATGGACAAGCCCAGTTTTTGCATCACCACCGAAATGCCTAGCACCACCAAGAGTGAAGCCACGGTAAATAACTCGCGAACCCCACTCATCACGACAAAACGAAACAGAGGGCGCAATAAAAAGTGACCACCAATCAACAAGGCTACGACACTGCCTAAAACGGTAAAAGCATCGAACCAACTACCTACATTCTGTTCACCAGCCAAAAGCGGTAACATAGCCAACATCGGTATGACGGCGATATCTTGAAAAAGCAGCACAGCAAAACCAGACTGGCCCGTTTCGGTGCCATTGAGGCCTTGCTCTTCAATCACTTTGAGTGCAATAGCCGTAGAGGAAAGGGCGAGCCCCATGCCGATGACCAAACTCACCTGCATACTCAAGCCAAACAAACTGACAATGCTACCAATAACCGCCGTCGTCACTACAACTTGCGCGCCGCCAAGACCTAAAATCGGCCCTCGCATTTGCCATAATTTTTTCGGGTTCAATTCCAAGCCAATTAAGAACAGCAGTAACACCACCCCGAGCTCGGCAAAATGCAGAATCGCATCGACATCGCTAATCAGGCGTAATCCCCATGGGCCAATCAATACCCCTGCCAACAAATAGCCAAGCACTGAACCTAAGCCAAATCGCTGCGCCAAAGGAACAGCAATCACCGCCGCCGACAGAAACACGACACTGCTTTGTAGAAACTCACTGGTTATCGCCATGCAGACCTCCTTGGTGCAACGCTTCCCACTCATCAAGAGGATTACTCAGCCATCGACGATACTGCTCCGCGTGTTCATAGCGTTCAATATCAGAAACATTGCGTGACCAATACAACACCAGCGGCTCCATCCAATGCATCTGACACAACGCTGCCGTCAACTCGAACGGTTGCAGAATCTGCTCTAACGGATACTTGTTATACCCCCTAGCACTGAAAGCTTCTTCTTTACCACCCGTGGTGATCACACTGCGCCAATATTTGCCTTCCAGTGCAGAACCGTCGCCAAACGCAAAGCCCTTGCCGAGTACTCGGTCTAACCACTCTTTCAACAACGCCGGACATGAATACATATAAAGAGGATGATGAAAGACAATCACATCATGATTCATCAGTAGATCATGTTCGTGATTCACATCGATAAAGAAATCAGGATAAGCGCCATAAAGATCGTGCACCGTCACGTGCTCAAGTGATTGCACTCGCTTTATCATCACTTGATTGGCAATGGAGTTGTGCGGCTCTGGGTGAGCATAAATGACCAGAACTCTTGGGAGAATAGACGCTGCTACAGCCAAATGGTCGTCCTTGTGGTGATTTTTATCCGTTATCAAATTGTTATACTTTTTTGTATAGCATAATGCAATTAAAGCTCAGTGATCGACTTTTCCCGTCAATAGCCCTACTATTCATCGCGAGATCAACGACCAAGAAACGCGCGCTGCGCAAAGTGAACAAAAACCCTATGATTACCTTCTCTGATATTCAGTTACTGCGTGGCGGTAAACCTCTTTTAGACCAAGCATCGGCAACCATTCACCCAGGTGACAAAGTGGGTCTGGTTGGCAAAAACGGCTGTGGTAAATCGACCTTATTTGCTCTACTGAAAGATGAACTGTCGATTGACGCGGGCTCGTTCAGCCAACCTCAGCATTGGGAATTGGCGTGGGTAGCGCAGGAAACACCTGCTTTAGAACGCAGCGCACTGGAATACGTCATTGATGGTGATCGCGAATACCGCGGTCTTGAGCAACAGCTAGCGGTTGCAGAAGAAAAAGACAACGGTACGCTGGTGGCAGAAATTCACGGCAAGATCGAAACCATTGGCGGCTATAGCATCCGTGCCCGTGCGGCAGAACTGCTTGACGGCCTTGGCTTTAGCCAAGAACAGATGAGCTGGAACTTAACTCAGTTCTCTGGTGGTTGGCGTATGCGCCTTAACTTAGCTCAAGCACTATTGTGTCGTTCCGATCTACTACTGCTCGACGAACCAACCAACCACTTGGATTTGGACGCCGTAATGTGGTTAGAGCGCTGGCTGCAAAACTACCCTGGCACGCTGATCTTGATCTCGCACGACCGAGATTTCCTAGATCCGATCGTTGGTCGCATCATCCATATCGAAAACCAACAGCTGAACGAATACACGGGCAACTACTCGTCATTCGAAAATCAACGTGCGCAAAAAATGATGCTGCAACAAGCGATGTTCGAGAAACAACAAAAGCAAATGTCGCACATGCAAAGCTACATCGACCGCTTCCGCTACAAAGCATCGAAAGCGCGCCAAGCGCAAAGTCGAATCAAAGCGCTAGAACGCATGGAAAAAGTCTTGCCCGCGCAGTTCGATAACCCATTCAGCTTTGAATTCCGCCAACCAGCTGCGCTGCCAAATCCAATAATGATGATGGACGACGTATCGGCAGGTTACGGCGACAACCTAATTTTAGAAAAGATTCGTCTGAACTTAGTACCGGGCAGCCGTATTGGTTTGCTTGGCCGCAACGGCGCAGGTAAATCGACCTTAATCAAACTGCTTTCAGGTGAACTTAAAGCGCAAGGCGGCGATCTCACCTATTCGCAAGGCGTAAAGATCGGCTACTTTGCTCAGCACCAGTTGGAGACGTTGCACCCAGAAGAAACGCCACTGCAGCACATGATGCAGATTGCACCGGATCAAACAGAGCAGCAACTGCGCGATTACCTAGGTAGTTTTGGTTTCCAAGGCGACAAAGCGCTAGAAAAAGTCGCACCGTTCTCTGGTGGTGAAAAGGCACGCTTGGTGCTGGCGTTGATCGTGTGGCAAAAACCAAACTTATTGCTACTCGACGAACCAACCAACCACCTAGACTTAGACATGCGCCAAGCGTTAACCATGGCTCTGCAAACGTTCGAAGGTGCGATGGTGATTGTTTCACACGACCGCTACTTACTGCGCGCAACCACCGATGATTTGTACTTAGTGCATGATCGCCAAGTTGCGCCATTCGATGGTGACTTAAACGACTACTACAAATGGTTGACCGAACAACAAAAAGCCGAGCGAAAAGAAGCACAAGCGTCGCAACCAGTTAAAGATACCGCAAACAGTGCCGCTGCGAAGAAAGAGCAAAAACGTCGCGAAGCGGAATTTCGTAAACTGACGGCGCCAATTCGCAAAACCCTGACACAATTAGAAAATAAAATGGATAAGTTAGGTGTAGCACTGGCAGAGGCTGAAGAACAATTGGCGGATAACTCACTGTATGAAGCCGAAAATAAAGCTAAACTAAATGAAGTGCTGGCCCTTCAAGCTTCGAGCAAATCAGAACTTGAAGAAGTGGAAATGGAATGGATGTCTGCTCAGGAAGAACTGGAGCAGATGGAGCTAGAGTTTAACCAATGACAAACAAACACGCGGAATACACTCTTACCCTAGAACACCTTTGGCAGTTCAGCCTGCAGTTTTATGGCGTGCGAGAAGTAAAAGAAGCGTGTTTATCATTGCAAAACAATTACCACGGTAACGTGAATCTATTA from Vibrio parahaemolyticus encodes the following:
- a CDS encoding helix-turn-helix transcriptional regulator, which encodes MTTTETINAEMLLEMESVNVMPFTEHDKIILRSYEAVVDGIASLIGPFCEIVLHSLEDLNTSAIKIANGENTGRQVGSPITDLALKMLKDIEGSERNFSRSYFTRAKGGVLMKSITVAIRNGENRVIGLLCINVNLDAPFSQVLQSFMPTQEAKEAASSVNFASDVEELVDQTVERTIEEINADKSVSNNTKNRQIVMELYDKGIFDIKDAINRVADRLNISKHTVYLYIRQRKTEDE
- the tusC gene encoding sulfurtransferase complex subunit TusC, encoding MSQLTYLFRSAPHGSAAGREGVDALLAASAYCEDITVIFIGDGVYQLLLGQEPSGILSKDYAPMLKLFDLYDIEQVFVCSESLAQRGLAQADLVIDAQALSLEQVKEKLQQAGKLLSF
- a CDS encoding YheV family putative zinc ribbon protein, coding for MKAKKRFIAGATCPQCSQQDTLRWWIENNIELVECVECDYTEQRKPQSVEKNKHSAQEMIGIFKPE
- the fkpA gene encoding FKBP-type peptidyl-prolyl cis-trans isomerase, whose translation is MKSVLKVSLLAATVMLAVGCQKEETKPEAAPQAEQVQAETGKAVHFKTDDDKAAYAIGVSFANYLSTSIEKPSEIGINLNKDLVLKGIEDVFKGNAELNEEETRAALESLDKRVAEKMQAQAAEKAAAAKKAGDDFRAEFEKQEGVVKTDTGLLYQVITPAEGEKPKDTDTVQVHYKGTLIDGTQFDSSYDRGEPATFPLNRVIPGWTEGVQLMPVGSKFKFVIPPELAYGDQDTPSIPANSTLVFEVELLKVENDKAEQ
- the slyD gene encoding peptidylprolyl isomerase, producing MKIEKNVVASLAYKVMMEDGVVVDQSTADAPLDYLHGHNNLITGLEKELEGKVAGDKFSVTVAPEDAYGEHNDALVQRVPADVFQGVDQIEVGMRFLADTDQGPIPVEVTEVDGDEVVVDGNHMLAGQTLTFEVEVMATREATAEEIEHGHIHQAGGCCGGHDHDHDHEGGCCGGEEKGDDHECCGGGGCGSH
- the kefB gene encoding glutathione-regulated potassium-efflux system protein KefB, whose amino-acid sequence is MAITSEFLQSSVVFLSAAVIAVPLAQRFGLGSVLGYLLAGVLIGPWGLRLISDVDAILHFAELGVVLLLFLIGLELNPKKLWQMRGPILGLGGAQVVVTTAVIGSIVSLFGLSMQVSLVIGMGLALSSTAIALKVIEEQGLNGTETGQSGFAVLLFQDIAVIPMLAMLPLLAGEQNVGSWFDAFTVLGSVVALLIGGHFLLRPLFRFVVMSGVRELFTVASLLVVLGISVVMQKLGLSMALGTFLAGVLLAESEYRHELEIAIEPFKGLLLGLFFIAVGMAVNLGLLALHPLEILGAVVALVVVKGLVLYALARAGRVREKARSRMAAILSQGGEFAFVIFTAASQEGILSKEQVAFLLVVVSLSMVTTPLLLMGQKKWFAHTLNQEEESVTSHVVDRRPRVIIAGFGRFGQIVGRLMYANKIKVTVLESDASQIHLLRKYGYKVFYGDATQIDLLRAAGADKAEALVICTDSPDEVMAIVDICRTHFPNLKLLARARSRVEAYQLMSHGVQNYSRETFLGALDLGRQTLVELGMHPYQAKRAEAHFRKLDNAMLKDLLPQHNEDKKLAQRAKEARKELEEIFGREMESDHQSPNHWK
- the kefG gene encoding glutathione-regulated potassium-efflux system ancillary protein KefG, with amino-acid sequence MAVAASILPRVLVIYAHPEPHNSIANQVMIKRVQSLEHVTVHDLYGAYPDFFIDVNHEHDLLMNHDVIVFHHPLYMYSCPALLKEWLDRVLGKGFAFGDGSALEGKYWRSVITTGGKEEAFSARGYNKYPLEQILQPFELTAALCQMHWMEPLVLYWSRNVSDIERYEHAEQYRRWLSNPLDEWEALHQGGLHGDNQ
- a CDS encoding ABC transporter ATP-binding protein; protein product: MITFSDIQLLRGGKPLLDQASATIHPGDKVGLVGKNGCGKSTLFALLKDELSIDAGSFSQPQHWELAWVAQETPALERSALEYVIDGDREYRGLEQQLAVAEEKDNGTLVAEIHGKIETIGGYSIRARAAELLDGLGFSQEQMSWNLTQFSGGWRMRLNLAQALLCRSDLLLLDEPTNHLDLDAVMWLERWLQNYPGTLILISHDRDFLDPIVGRIIHIENQQLNEYTGNYSSFENQRAQKMMLQQAMFEKQQKQMSHMQSYIDRFRYKASKARQAQSRIKALERMEKVLPAQFDNPFSFEFRQPAALPNPIMMMDDVSAGYGDNLILEKIRLNLVPGSRIGLLGRNGAGKSTLIKLLSGELKAQGGDLTYSQGVKIGYFAQHQLETLHPEETPLQHMMQIAPDQTEQQLRDYLGSFGFQGDKALEKVAPFSGGEKARLVLALIVWQKPNLLLLDEPTNHLDLDMRQALTMALQTFEGAMVIVSHDRYLLRATTDDLYLVHDRQVAPFDGDLNDYYKWLTEQQKAERKEAQASQPVKDTANSAAAKKEQKRREAEFRKLTAPIRKTLTQLENKMDKLGVALAEAEEQLADNSLYEAENKAKLNEVLALQASSKSELEEVEMEWMSAQEELEQMELEFNQ
- the tusD gene encoding sulfurtransferase complex subunit TusD, with the protein product MGGLTYTLVVNGSVYGSQSARSAYQFAQAVIEQGHTLVSVFFYQDGVTNGTALSVPANDEFDLTKAWQGLAKEHDVRLETCVAAALRRGIISEDEATQHGLTQNNLAEDFVQAGLGSLAEAMLTQDRVVQF
- a CDS encoding isoaspartyl peptidase/L-asparaginase family protein; protein product: MTKPFSIAIHGGAGTILREQMSDELQQSILADLEAAVKAGHQILEQGGEALDAVIAAVKVLEDSPNFNAGKGSVLTHNEMVEMDASVMDGRNLAAGAVAGVRHIKNPIELARDVMLRSKHVLLVGEGAEKFAFEQGHQYTEQDYFFTDRRYEQLLSMREKGLFALSESRYPDDRKHGTVGAVALDQQGNLAAATSTGGVTNKQYGRVGDSALIGCGTVAENGVVAVSTTGVGEFFIRKRVAEDVAARMRYLQEDVHTACEAIIQGDLKTMGGEGGLIAIDANGELHFAMNSTGMYRAGINTRGELCVKIYAND
- a CDS encoding WD40 repeat domain-containing protein yields the protein MQRISHLFLYLIVITTLNGCFFTEQEVQRWPLEPQGSTSFGLSRDGRFALLYSEEHHLVLWDLEQNKKLATLGELDADGNAVSHIRISDNGRFAVTAGQMNFAVWDLGWTQAQGLWSISDALIRDIDITSNGEQVLLGLSNGKAIYVNLVTGRRLEFLAHREKVNSVAISPNGRFALTGGNDYKAYLWDTESGQVLRTFEHEQRVVRVALQRDGKLAMTSDGGNQAIIWNLETGQKVSQLSSWSRQLIFSTARFSDDGFRLVTGTPSGRVSIWDTQSGKRIDGFEVEPKKDTRPPRAVVYDAAFDSKQRVITATSAGIAQAWQLENGS
- a CDS encoding SlyX family protein; translation: MTEKLIEQLEARINDLECQVAFQEQTIEDLNSALSQQQLQITKMQDQMKYVVGKVKNMDSSNMEDPANEPPPPHY